In the Qipengyuania gelatinilytica genome, TCTGGACGATGAGGTTGTCCTGCTCGCCCTGGTCGACGTACTTGCCGTCGCTGCGGACCTCGGTGCAAAGCTGCGCGTGGCGGTCCTTGTCGCTGTCCTTCAGCGCTTTCATTTCGGCATTGGTGTCGCAGCCGACTTCAAGGATCAGTTCCTTGAGCGCGTCACGGGTGCCCGAGGTGCTCGGCGGGCCGTAGACAAGGATTTCGATGTCGGGGAGCGAGGGATCGACATCGGCCCAGGTCTGGTTGGTCTGTTCGCCGCCATAGGGCGAAGCGGCCAGTGCTTCGTAGACCATCTTCGGGGTCAGGTTCATGGTGATGCCACCCTTCGCCGAAGCGAGAGCGATACCGTCGAGGCCGACCTGGATTTCGATGACGTCGGTAACGCCGTTCTGCTGGCAGGTTTCGAACTCGCTGGCCTTCATGCGGCGCGAGGCGTTCGCGATGTCGGGCGTTTCAGCGCCGACGCCTGCGCAGAACAGCTTCATGCCGCCGCCCGTGCCGGTCGATTCGATGATCGGCGACTTGAAGTCCGGGTAGTTGCGGGTGAAGGTTTCCGAAACAGCCTTGGCAAACGGATAGACGGTCGACGAGCCGACGCCCTTGATCTGGTCGCGCGAGGCGCTGCCAGCTTCATTGCCACCGCAGGCTGCGAGGGTGAGAGCCGAAGCGGCTGCGAGTGCGAATTTGAAAGTCTTGGTCATATGGGTACCCCTTTGGTGTCCAACTAGCCGCAAAAGAGCGCGGAATTGTTACGTGTTGACGACAAGAGTGTGACTTTCGCTACGGGACCGCCGAATCTCTTCGGCAGCCCCATAACGGGATTGAAATCAGAAATCGACCTGCGCGCGAACACCGA is a window encoding:
- a CDS encoding substrate-binding domain-containing protein; amino-acid sequence: MTKTFKFALAAASALTLAACGGNEAGSASRDQIKGVGSSTVYPFAKAVSETFTRNYPDFKSPIIESTGTGGGMKLFCAGVGAETPDIANASRRMKASEFETCQQNGVTDVIEIQVGLDGIALASAKGGITMNLTPKMVYEALAASPYGGEQTNQTWADVDPSLPDIEILVYGPPSTSGTRDALKELILEVGCDTNAEMKALKDSDKDRHAQLCTEVRSDGKYVDQGEQDNLIVQKIEGNPNAVGIFGYSYLEENADKVQGLNMNGVAPTYENIANFEYPGARPLYVYVKKAHLEAIPGLKEFLAQWTQMWDRGGELAKIGLVANPEDVMARSVSAATNYDTLDGSELK